The genomic interval TCACGCCTCGCGGCCGGCTCTCCATTCGCCTTCGGGCAGGCGCCAATAGATGCGATCCTTGCGCGCCAGCATGTGATGGCCGATCAGTTCGCGCCGGAGCGTCGCGCTGTCCCAGTGATGGGCCTGGATCGCTTCGTTCACTTCGGCCTCTGTGTAGCGCCGGTCCGCCGCGAAGTCGCGCATCAGCCAGCGCAGCACCGCGCCGCGTTTCTTCCGGCTCGCCGGAATCTGCTTGAGCGTGCCGTCGGCCGCGACAAAGCCCTGCAGGACCTTGGCGTCCGATGCGTCGGCACCGGCCGGCGCCTCGGCCGCCATGGACGAGGGCTGCAATACGCGCCGTGCCAGCTTTTCCAATGCGTCGCGGTCGAGGGCGTGCCAGCGCGTGGTGCCCTCGGCCCGCGCGGTCACGATGCCTTGCGCCTTCAGGATCGCCAGATGATGCGATACCGTCGGCTCTTTCAGGCCGAGCGCGTCCGCCAAATCCTGCACGCTGCGCTCGCCGCCCGCCAGCAGGCCGACGATCTTGAGCCGGCTCTCATGCGCCATCGCCTTGAAAAATTCGAGCAGGGTCTCGGTCATCGCGCTCTCCTTTCACGGATATCTAATTAGATATCCATCGAAGCTCAAGCGGGATCCGGCGACATCCGGCCAACAGTTCGAGCAAGACCATTGCCGCCGCGCGGCCGCGAAAGCGTTGCCCGCAGCCTTCGTTCCTGATATGTTCTCATCATGTCGTATGCCTCAACCGATCCCGGGCCGGCCGCCGCCTCGCGTGGTGACATTGACCGGCTCTTCCTGGCGCTGGTGCCCGATGGCGCCATCGCGGCGCGCGTGGCGGCGCTTGCCCAAGGGTTGAAACGGGCTCACCGCTTCACCGGCCGGCCGATCAAGCCGGAGCATCTGCACGTCACCTTGTTTTCCCTCGGCGATTGGGAGGTTCTGCCGCCGTCCATCCCCGCGCGGGCAGGGGATGCTCTCGAAGATGTGCAGGCGCCGTCTTTCGTCGTCACCTTCGATCGCGCCGTCAGTTTTCGGAGCGACGGCAACTATCCCTTCGTGCTGCTGGCCGGCGAGAATCGCGCACCGCTCAAGGCAATGCGGGCTTCGCTCGGCGCGGCCCTTTCCCGTCACAAGCTCGGGCGGTTCGCGCGCGGGCCGTTCACGCCGCACATGACCTTGCTTTACGATGCGCGCGCAGCCGACGAAGCGCCCATCGCGCCGATCTCCTGGACGGCGCGGGACATCGTTCTTGTGCACAGCCTCGTCGGCCGGACCCGCCATGTGCATCTTGTGCGCCGGCCGCTGGGCGCCCAATAGAGGCGGCATGACGATCACGATCTACGGCATCAAGAACTGCGACACGATGAAGAAGGCGCGCGCCTGGCTCGACGGCCATGGCGTGGCCTACGTGTTCCACGACTACAAGACGCAGGGCATCGACCGCGCCCGTCTGGAATCCTGGAGCAAGGAACTCGGCTGGGAGGTTCTGCTCAACCGCGCCGGAACCACCTTTCGCAAACTTCCTGACTCGGAGAAGGAAGATGTCACCGAGCGCAAGGCGATCGCGCTGATGCTGGCGCAGCCGTCGATGATTAAGCGCCCGGTGCTCGATCTCGGCGGCAAGCGGCTTGTCGGCTTCAAGCCGGAAATCTATGCAAGCACATTCGCAAAGCGATGATCGAATATCGCGTTTCATGCACAGGAAAGATGGCCGCGCGTTGCGACGCTGCGGCGCATCGCGCGTTTGACGCATCACGGGCGCGGAGCCCGGGTAAATTACCTGTTCATAACGCCGCGCCGCGCTTGCCGCGACGAACTTGCATCGCTTGATTCGGTCTTTCGCGCGTTTGCCCTCGCGCGGGCGCCGGGGTCAGAAGAAAAATAAGAAATGGAACACGAAGCTTACCGTCACGTCCCTTACGACATCGAGGTCGAGCAGGCTCTGCTCGGCGCGATGCTCGTCGACAACCACGCCATCGAGCGCGTCACCTCGATCCTGAAGGCGGAGGATTTCTACGATCCGCTGCATGCGCGCATCTATGAGGTGATGCTGGCGTCGTCCGACCGCGGCGGCATGGTGCTGACGCCCCTGACATTGCACGCCGCGATGAAGGCCGACCCCGGCCTGATCGAGGTCGGCGGCCACGCCTATCTCGCCGGCCTCGCCCAGGCGGCGCCCGCGATCCCCAATGTGCGCGATTTGGCGCGCATCCTGAGCGATCTTTCCGTGCGCCGCGCCCTGATCGGCATTGGCGAGGACATCGTCAACACCGCCTATGAGGCGCCGCACGACAAGCCGCCCAAGGCGCAGATCGAGGAGGCGGAAAAGGCGCTCTACCGCGTCAGCGAAACCTCGAAATACGGCGCCGGCCCGATCGACTTCGCCGAAAGCCTGCGCCGCACGGTGGAACTGGCCGAGAAGGCGCAGGCGCGGGGTGGGCGCATCTCCGGCCTCGCGACCGGCTTCACCGATATAGACTCGCTGCTCGGCGGCTTGCAGCCGTCGGACCTTCTCATCCTCGCCGGCCGTCCGGGCATGGGCAAGACCTCGCTTGCCACCAATATGGCGTTCCATACCGCCCGCGCCTATGTGCGCGACCTCGAAAGCGGCGCCGAGGTGCCGAGCGGCGCGCCGGTGCTCTTCTTCTCCCTGGAAATGGCGGCGCAGCAGCTCTCGGCCCGTATCCTGTCGGAGCAGACCGAGATCGAGATGTGGAAGATCCGCAACGGCAAGTTCACGGAAACCGAATGGGAGCAGTTCGTGCTCGCCATGCAGGACCTCTCGACCCTGCCGCTCTACATCGACGACACCGGCGGCATCTCGGTGGCGCAGATCGCGGCGCGCGCGCGGCGCCTGAAGCGCGAGAAGAACATCGGCTGCGTCATCATCGATCACATCCAGCTCGTCGAAGGCACCGGCCGCGCCGAGAACCGGGTGCAGGAGATCACCGAGATCTCGAAATCGCTCAAGGTGCTCGCCAAGGAGCTCGACGTGCCGGTGATCGCGCTGTCGCAGCTCTCCCGCTCGGTCGACAGCCGCGACGACAAGCGTCCGGTTCTGTCGGACCTTCGCGAGTCCGGCTCGATCGAGCAGGACGCCGACGTCGTGATGTTCGTCTATCGCGAGGAGTATTACCTTAAGACCCGCGAGCCCGATCCCGGCTCGCCCGATCACGCCAAGTGGATGGAAAAGCTCGATCGCGCCACCAATCGCGCCGAAGTGCTGGTCGAGAAGCACCGCCACGGCGCGACCAACAAGATCGACCTGCATTTCGATTCCCGCTTCACGCGGTTCTCGAACCTGGCCGCGGACGACGTGCGGGCCTGACGGCCCGGCGGAACCCGCGCGCCGCCACTGTCGATCCTACCAGTCCAGATAGGAAATTTCGTTGTCGCGGACCCAGTGCGCGCGGTCGAGATGCGTGCGGACGACGTTCAGCGCCCAGGCGGGATGCTCGTCGACATCGATCCGGAATATGGCGCGCGCCATCTCGCGCTCAGACGCGCCCTCGAATTCCGCGTTCAGCAGCCAGTTATACGTGCTGAGATGCTGCTTGTCGTAATCCGTCAGCGCGTCGGCCGAGGGACAGACGTTCCACAGCCGCACCGCATTCTCCGACGCGCCTGCGATTGCATCGTCCCGCAGCGCCCGGTCGGCCTGACCCGCCTCGCATAGGGCAAGACGCTCGCCGAGATCGGCGGCGGCGCTCACGGCGTGGGTCCGAAGAACACCATCGCCCGCACCTCGATGCTTTCGCGCGGCAGCGCGGTCGGCGGCGTCGTCGGATCGTCGAACCCGGTATGCGGTGCAAAGCGCGCCGGGTTGGTGATGTCGGAATCGTATCCCTTGATCAGCACGACTTCGTCGCGCTCAAGGCGCGGGAAGTAAAACCAGCGATGCTTGGGATTGTATTGGACGGCATAGGTCTCTCCCACCTTGTCGCGATAGATGAGGTCGCTGGGGATCAGGTCTTCCCTCGCCAGGGTGCGTCCGTCGAGAACCGCGAGCGGCGTATCCTCGAGCGGCCCGCGGATCGGCCGCCAGACGTTCACCTCGATGAAGCGATAGCGCAGCCGCTCGACCGCCTCTTCCCAGGTCAGGTTCTCATGTGCCCGGCGGACGCCCGAGAACTCGGTGTAGTCGTTGTGAACCCGGCGGACCGGCTCGCGCATGCCGGCGACGCCGTCCTTGGCCTTCGGAACCGATCGGATCGTATGATCGAAGATCGCGACCTTGTCGCCGCCGGTCTCGCGCTTCAGGAGCGCCTCGATCTCGGGATAGTAGACGTTGCGCAGCTCGTCCTCGTCGTAGAAGTCCGACACGCGGCTTTCGTGGCGGCGCAGCGCGAAGCCCTGTTCGTCCAGCGACAGTTCGTCGGCGACGGCGCGGCCGTCGCGGATCAGCACGTTCTCGATGCTGTTCACCTCGCCGGAGCGCGGCGAGACGCCGGGCGGCGGCTCGAAAGTATAGTTGTACGGCTTGATGCCGGTGCGGATCTGATAGTGGAGCGTTGCCCGCACGCCGCTGAGCGAGTCGAGGTGGTGAATGTTCATCCGAGCCTCCGATATTTCCGATTGCGCACCCGCATTGGATCGTCGATACTCTACTTAGTCAATAGACTATTGCCTGCGTTCGGTGCATGGCATGGCCGCAAAATCGCGGGGCGCCTGCCACAAAAGTCGGGATGCGCCGTTGTCTGAAAAACCACAGGAGGAGCGACGGTGAATCGGCAGGATGTGGCGATTTGCGGGAACGGCGCGGCATCGGCCGCCTTGTTCCGCGCCCTGGCGCGGAACGCCCAAGGCCCATTGGCCGTCACCATCGTGGGATCAGGCCCGCACGCCGCAAAGGGCGTTGCCTATGCGACGGAAGACCCTGCGCATGTGCTCAACGTCCCGGCTGAAAAAATGTCGGCAGACGCCCAGGAACCGGACCAGTTCCTCGCTTGGCTTGCGCAGCAGCAGATTCATGTCCCCGATTGGGCCCACAGCTTCGTCCCGCGCGAATTGTACGGTCGCTATCTCGTGGACCTGGTCGAGCAGACGCGGCTGCAGTTCGGCGGGAAGATCGACTTGAACATCGTGTCGTCCGAGGTTGTCGGTCTCGGAAGACAGCAGGGCGGGTGGTGCGTCTTCCACGCCGCCGGCGTTCTTGCCGCCGACAGCGTCGTTCTCGCGACCGGTCACGGACCGCCGCAGCCGCTGCTGCAGTCGTCCGATGACGCGGTCTCGCATGCGATCGTCGACGACCCCTGGACGGCATGGTCGGGCGAACCCACGGCGCGCGTTCTCATCGTCGGCAGCGGCCTTACGGCGATCGATACCGCCTTGTCTTTGATCGGCCGGGGACATCGCGGAAAAATCGTCCTGATGTCGCGCCATGGGCGGTTGCCCCAGATCCATGTCGCGCACGGCGTGGGCGCGGCGCTTCCCGGTCCTTATCCCGTCCGGTCTTCGGTCCTTCTGCAAAGTCTGCGTTCGGCGGTGAGGAGAGGTGCACCGGCGCCGGAATGGCAGGCCTTCATCGATGCGATGCGCCCGCATTGGCCGGAGGTCTGGGCGGCCCTGGGCGAAGCGGACAAGCGTCGGGTGCTGCGCCATGGCCTTTCCGCTTTCAACACGCACCGCCACCGCGTTGCCCCCCATCAGGGCCGCCAGATGGCGGAGGCCATCGCCGATGGGCGGGTCGAAGTCCTTCGCGGCCGCCTTGTGACGCTGACGGCCCGCTGCAATTCGGTCCTGGCGCGCATCGCCACGCCGACGGGCCGGCTCGAGGCGGTGTTCGGTCGGGTGGTGAACTGCAGCGGCCCGAACTCCGATGTCGAGCGCAGCCCCGGAACACTGCTGAAAACCCTGATCGCGCGCGGCCTGGCGCGGCCGGGACCGGCCAATCTCGGCATCGGCGTGGATGACAGCAACCGTGTGCTCGATCAGGACGGCGCCGCTCAGCAAGGCTTGTTCGCCATGGGCGCGCTGACGCGCGGCGCGTGGTGGGAAACCACCGCCATGCCGGAGATCGCCCAGCAGGCCCGCCGGATCGCGCGCGCCGTGCTCGCGCAAAGGGAAGCGCCGGCGCAACGCGCGGCGGGCGTTTCCGCTGGACATACTATACTGGCACGATAGACTTTATACGACCGCGTTGACGACGGCCGGCAACAGGAGCGCATGATGACACAAAGCGTACTGGTCGTTGGCGTCGGTGCCCGGGAGGGATTGGGCGCCGCGATTGCCAAGCGGTTCGCCGCCGGCGGCTTCTCCGTGACGATCGCCGGCCGCAACGCGACGAAGCTGGCGCAGACGGCGAGGGCGCTTGGCGCCGACGTCGAAGCCCTGGTCGGCGACGCGTCCGATCCCGCCGATGTGGCGCGCTTCGTCGCCGCCGCCAACCGGCGCGCGCCCTTGGCGGTCGTCATCCACAATGCCGGCAGCAACCAGCCGGCGCCCTTCCTGAAGGTCGCGCCGGAGACGTTCGAACAGCATTGGCGCGAGCATGTGCTGGGCGGATTTCATGTCGCGCAGAAGGCGCTTCCCGTACTGCTCGGAAACGGCGGCGGTTCGCTGTTTTTCACCGGCGCATCCGGCAGCCTGCGGGGCAAGGCGAATTTCGCGCCTTTCGCGGCGGCGAAGGCCGCGCTCAGGGCATTGGCCCAGAGCATCGCGCGAGAGTTCGGACCCAGGAACATTCACGTCGGGCACATCGTCATCGACGGCGGCATAGGCGGCGAACGTCTCCTGTCGCGCCTGCCGCTACTGCGCGAGCAGCGCGGACCGGACGGCTTGCTCGACATCGACGCCATCGCCGAAACTTATTGGGTCCTGCATCATCAGCACCGCAGCGCCTGGACGCTGGAGCTCGATCTGCGGCCCTGGGCCGAGCCGTTCTGAGGCCGCCGGCATGCGCCGCTTCTATGCCGGAATCGCACGGAC from Rhizomicrobium sp. carries:
- a CDS encoding ArsC family reductase — protein: MTITIYGIKNCDTMKKARAWLDGHGVAYVFHDYKTQGIDRARLESWSKELGWEVLLNRAGTTFRKLPDSEKEDVTERKAIALMLAQPSMIKRPVLDLGGKRLVGFKPEIYASTFAKR
- a CDS encoding metalloregulator ArsR/SmtB family transcription factor; its protein translation is MTETLLEFFKAMAHESRLKIVGLLAGGERSVQDLADALGLKEPTVSHHLAILKAQGIVTARAEGTTRWHALDRDALEKLARRVLQPSSMAAEAPAGADASDAKVLQGFVAADGTLKQIPASRKKRGAVLRWLMRDFAADRRYTEAEVNEAIQAHHWDSATLRRELIGHHMLARKDRIYWRLPEGEWRAGREA
- a CDS encoding CmcJ/NvfI family oxidoreductase; translation: MNIHHLDSLSGVRATLHYQIRTGIKPYNYTFEPPPGVSPRSGEVNSIENVLIRDGRAVADELSLDEQGFALRRHESRVSDFYDEDELRNVYYPEIEALLKRETGGDKVAIFDHTIRSVPKAKDGVAGMREPVRRVHNDYTEFSGVRRAHENLTWEEAVERLRYRFIEVNVWRPIRGPLEDTPLAVLDGRTLAREDLIPSDLIYRDKVGETYAVQYNPKHRWFYFPRLERDEVVLIKGYDSDITNPARFAPHTGFDDPTTPPTALPRESIEVRAMVFFGPTP
- a CDS encoding SDR family NAD(P)-dependent oxidoreductase; protein product: MTQSVLVVGVGAREGLGAAIAKRFAAGGFSVTIAGRNATKLAQTARALGADVEALVGDASDPADVARFVAAANRRAPLAVVIHNAGSNQPAPFLKVAPETFEQHWREHVLGGFHVAQKALPVLLGNGGGSLFFTGASGSLRGKANFAPFAAAKAALRALAQSIAREFGPRNIHVGHIVIDGGIGGERLLSRLPLLREQRGPDGLLDIDAIAETYWVLHHQHRSAWTLELDLRPWAEPF
- a CDS encoding FAD/NAD(P)-binding protein, which translates into the protein MNRQDVAICGNGAASAALFRALARNAQGPLAVTIVGSGPHAAKGVAYATEDPAHVLNVPAEKMSADAQEPDQFLAWLAQQQIHVPDWAHSFVPRELYGRYLVDLVEQTRLQFGGKIDLNIVSSEVVGLGRQQGGWCVFHAAGVLAADSVVLATGHGPPQPLLQSSDDAVSHAIVDDPWTAWSGEPTARVLIVGSGLTAIDTALSLIGRGHRGKIVLMSRHGRLPQIHVAHGVGAALPGPYPVRSSVLLQSLRSAVRRGAPAPEWQAFIDAMRPHWPEVWAALGEADKRRVLRHGLSAFNTHRHRVAPHQGRQMAEAIADGRVEVLRGRLVTLTARCNSVLARIATPTGRLEAVFGRVVNCSGPNSDVERSPGTLLKTLIARGLARPGPANLGIGVDDSNRVLDQDGAAQQGLFAMGALTRGAWWETTAMPEIAQQARRIARAVLAQREAPAQRAAGVSAGHTILAR
- a CDS encoding replicative DNA helicase, with amino-acid sequence MEHEAYRHVPYDIEVEQALLGAMLVDNHAIERVTSILKAEDFYDPLHARIYEVMLASSDRGGMVLTPLTLHAAMKADPGLIEVGGHAYLAGLAQAAPAIPNVRDLARILSDLSVRRALIGIGEDIVNTAYEAPHDKPPKAQIEEAEKALYRVSETSKYGAGPIDFAESLRRTVELAEKAQARGGRISGLATGFTDIDSLLGGLQPSDLLILAGRPGMGKTSLATNMAFHTARAYVRDLESGAEVPSGAPVLFFSLEMAAQQLSARILSEQTEIEMWKIRNGKFTETEWEQFVLAMQDLSTLPLYIDDTGGISVAQIAARARRLKREKNIGCVIIDHIQLVEGTGRAENRVQEITEISKSLKVLAKELDVPVIALSQLSRSVDSRDDKRPVLSDLRESGSIEQDADVVMFVYREEYYLKTREPDPGSPDHAKWMEKLDRATNRAEVLVEKHRHGATNKIDLHFDSRFTRFSNLAADDVRA
- a CDS encoding 2'-5' RNA ligase family protein, translating into MSYASTDPGPAAASRGDIDRLFLALVPDGAIAARVAALAQGLKRAHRFTGRPIKPEHLHVTLFSLGDWEVLPPSIPARAGDALEDVQAPSFVVTFDRAVSFRSDGNYPFVLLAGENRAPLKAMRASLGAALSRHKLGRFARGPFTPHMTLLYDARAADEAPIAPISWTARDIVLVHSLVGRTRHVHLVRRPLGAQ